The Neobacillus sp. OS1-2 genome includes a window with the following:
- a CDS encoding RluA family pseudouridine synthase: MFKTVRKGEWLHILVPEEWDSKTVDWVFRHYWEAPKKLTHLFRMENKVLVDGSRANWHLPLKTGSTLLVKLFVDEEPQIIPTFHDIDILFEDEHVLVINKPAYMNTHPNNPLVETNTLMNAASFYLQSKGECRNIRQIHRLDRDTSGAILLAKHPLAGAILDNMLEKRHIKRTYIAAVHGLFQQKKGTIHLPIGRDRHHATKRRVSPSGQEATTHFQLVKEDKHKQLSYVKCWLETGRTHQIRVHLSHIGHPIVGDIEYGGKPLTKRQALHAAKLEFSHPLTKEKVICHAPVTDSLDIFKQIDIYSI, from the coding sequence ATGTTTAAAACGGTACGTAAGGGAGAATGGCTCCATATTTTGGTCCCAGAAGAGTGGGACAGCAAAACAGTTGACTGGGTTTTTCGTCACTATTGGGAAGCACCCAAAAAATTAACACATCTTTTTCGAATGGAGAATAAAGTTTTAGTAGATGGTAGTCGTGCTAACTGGCATTTGCCTCTTAAAACAGGGTCAACACTGCTCGTAAAACTTTTTGTAGATGAGGAACCGCAAATAATCCCGACTTTCCACGATATTGACATCTTATTTGAAGATGAACATGTTTTGGTGATTAACAAGCCGGCATACATGAACACTCATCCAAATAATCCTTTAGTGGAGACCAACACACTTATGAACGCAGCTTCCTTCTATCTCCAATCTAAAGGAGAATGTCGGAATATCCGGCAAATTCATCGTTTAGACCGGGATACTTCTGGTGCTATCCTGTTGGCAAAGCATCCATTAGCTGGCGCAATATTAGATAATATGCTAGAGAAGCGTCATATAAAACGAACCTATATTGCTGCCGTACATGGACTGTTCCAGCAAAAAAAGGGGACAATCCATCTGCCAATTGGCCGTGATCGCCATCATGCAACGAAACGAAGAGTTTCACCATCCGGTCAGGAAGCTACTACCCATTTTCAATTGGTAAAAGAAGATAAACACAAACAGCTTTCCTATGTAAAATGCTGGCTTGAGACAGGAAGAACCCATCAGATAAGGGTACATTTAAGTCATATAGGACATCCCATAGTGGGCGATATCGAATATGGCGGAAAGCCCTTAACGAAAAGGCAAGCATTACATGCCGCCAAACTTGAATTTAGCCACCCTTTAACAAAAGAAAAAGTGATATGTCATGCACCTGTGACGGATTCATTAGATATCTTTAAACAGATCGATATTTATTCAATCTAA
- a CDS encoding SpoVR family protein yields the protein MNVEGRKQLEYAISEITEIATGFGLDFYPMRYEICPAEIIYTFGAYGMPTRFSHWSFGKQFHKMKLHYDLGLSKIYELVINSNPCYAFLLDSNSLIQNKLIVAHVLAHCDFFKNNVRFQNTKRDMVESMAATADRIHQYEIQYGKKEVETFLDAVLAIDEHIDPSLMRPKLSWTIGDYEEDEEQEHQVITPYDDLWKLDEKEKKTEEQPKKRKFPPRPEKDLLLFIETYSRELEDWQRDILTMMREEMLYFWPQLETKIMNEGWASFWHQRILREMDLTSGESIEFAKLNAGVVQPSKTGINPYYLGIKIFEDIEERYNNPTEEMKRRGVEPGSGREKMFEVREVESDISFLRNYLNKDLVMREDMYLFQKQGRDYKVVDKEWEHIRDQLVNMRVNGGFPYLTVNDGDYLKNGELYVKHWYEGIELDVKYLEKVLPYIQQLWGRPVHIETMIEERKMLFSYDGKGVHRKYL from the coding sequence ATGAATGTAGAAGGTCGCAAGCAGCTTGAATATGCCATCAGTGAGATTACGGAAATCGCAACCGGCTTTGGCTTGGATTTTTATCCGATGAGGTACGAAATTTGTCCCGCCGAAATTATTTATACCTTTGGGGCCTACGGGATGCCAACCCGATTTTCTCATTGGAGCTTTGGGAAGCAATTTCACAAAATGAAACTGCATTATGATTTAGGACTTAGTAAAATATACGAGCTTGTCATTAACTCAAACCCGTGTTATGCCTTCTTGCTGGACTCAAATTCTTTAATTCAAAACAAACTGATTGTTGCTCACGTATTGGCCCATTGTGATTTCTTTAAAAACAATGTCCGTTTCCAAAATACAAAACGAGATATGGTTGAAAGTATGGCAGCTACCGCAGACCGAATTCACCAATATGAAATTCAATATGGTAAAAAAGAAGTGGAGACTTTTCTAGATGCAGTCCTGGCAATTGATGAGCACATTGATCCTTCCTTGATGAGGCCGAAGCTTTCTTGGACGATTGGTGATTATGAGGAGGACGAGGAGCAGGAGCATCAAGTAATCACACCATATGATGACCTATGGAAGCTTGACGAGAAGGAAAAAAAGACAGAAGAGCAACCAAAGAAAAGGAAATTTCCACCTAGGCCGGAAAAGGACCTTTTGCTATTTATTGAAACCTACAGCAGAGAGCTTGAAGATTGGCAGCGGGATATCTTGACAATGATGCGGGAAGAAATGCTTTATTTCTGGCCTCAGCTTGAAACAAAAATCATGAATGAAGGCTGGGCTTCATTTTGGCACCAGCGGATTTTACGAGAAATGGATTTAACTAGCGGAGAATCCATTGAATTTGCTAAATTAAATGCCGGGGTTGTTCAACCATCCAAAACGGGAATAAACCCATATTATTTAGGCATTAAAATTTTTGAAGATATTGAAGAGCGGTATAACAATCCAACAGAGGAAATGAAGCGAAGGGGCGTTGAACCCGGTTCAGGAAGGGAAAAAATGTTTGAGGTTCGTGAGGTGGAATCGGATATTTCTTTCCTCCGCAATTACTTAAATAAAGATCTGGTCATGAGAGAAGACATGTATCTTTTCCAAAAGCAAGGCCGGGATTATAAGGTAGTTGATAAGGAGTGGGAGCATATCCGTGATCAGCTCGTAAATATGCGGGTAAACGGTGGATTTCCCTATCTTACTGTCAATGATGGCGACTACTTGAAAAATGGGGAGTTGTATGTAAAACACTGGTATGAGGGAATCGAATTAGATGTTAAATACCTTGAAAAGGTGCTCCCTTATATCCAGCAACTGTGGGGCAGGCCAGTTCATATCGAAACGATGATTGAAGAAAGAAAAATGTTGTTTTCGTATGATGGGAAAGGGGTCCATAGGAAATATTTATAA
- a CDS encoding DUF47 domain-containing protein, producing MAFKKVDKFSALLRKISANLDEGVDFFTEYKLNNISDLKIFSEKMKEYETQGDTFVHEVIKELNDAFITPIEREDILHLAMSMDDVIDGLEATSALFEMYSITQADDFMLQFVSAIQGSVHEIDKAVELLSNKKLQQIREHAIKIKDYESNCDNILRQSIKHLFTVEKDPIRIIQYKEIYENLEDIADYCQTVANTLETIIMKNA from the coding sequence ATGGCATTTAAGAAAGTGGATAAATTCTCAGCTCTTTTACGTAAAATTTCTGCCAATTTAGATGAAGGAGTAGATTTTTTCACAGAATATAAATTGAATAACATTAGTGATTTAAAAATCTTTTCCGAGAAAATGAAGGAATATGAAACCCAAGGGGATACATTTGTTCATGAAGTAATAAAAGAACTAAATGATGCTTTTATCACACCTATTGAACGTGAAGATATTTTACACCTTGCGATGAGCATGGATGATGTAATCGACGGCCTTGAAGCTACTTCTGCATTATTTGAAATGTATTCCATTACCCAAGCAGATGATTTTATGCTCCAGTTCGTTTCGGCCATTCAGGGAAGTGTTCATGAAATCGATAAGGCCGTTGAATTATTATCGAATAAAAAACTGCAACAAATTAGAGAACATGCCATTAAAATAAAGGATTACGAATCTAATTGCGATAATATTCTGCGTCAATCGATTAAACATTTATTTACGGTTGAAAAAGACCCAATTCGGATTATTCAATATAAAGAAATTTACGAAAATCTTGAAGATATTGCTGACTACTGCCAAACTGTCGCAAACACGCTTGAAACCATTATCATGAAAAATGCCTAA
- a CDS encoding anion permease, translating to MSLLFILTIAIVICALAFDFINGFHDTANAIATSVSTKALKPRHAILLAAIMNFVGAMTFTGVAKTISKDIVNPFDLTNGSVVILAALLSAVIWNLLTWYFGIPSSSSHALIGSIAGAAIAASGFGVLNYGGFTKIIEALILSPIIAFVVGYIIYSIFKVAFKNFNLTKTNRNFRFIQIATAALQSYSHGTNDAQKSMGIITMALIANEYLPKDADVPLWVQISCAAAMGLGTSIGGWKIIKTVGGKIMKIRPINGVAADLTGAGIIFGASLIHLPVSTTHVISSGILGVGSAHRLKGVKWDTAQRMLITWVITLPISALIAAFLYLILNLIF from the coding sequence ATGAGCCTTTTATTCATACTAACGATAGCAATCGTAATATGTGCCCTTGCATTTGACTTTATTAATGGGTTCCATGATACTGCTAATGCAATCGCAACATCTGTTTCAACGAAAGCACTAAAACCACGTCACGCCATTTTGTTAGCAGCCATTATGAATTTTGTTGGAGCGATGACATTTACCGGAGTGGCAAAAACAATTTCAAAGGATATTGTTAATCCATTCGATCTTACCAATGGCTCTGTTGTTATTTTGGCCGCGTTATTATCGGCCGTCATCTGGAATTTACTTACCTGGTATTTTGGAATTCCAAGCAGTTCTTCACATGCGCTGATTGGATCGATTGCCGGGGCAGCTATCGCCGCTAGTGGTTTTGGTGTTCTAAACTATGGTGGATTTACTAAAATTATTGAAGCACTTATACTTTCGCCTATTATCGCTTTTGTAGTTGGTTATATAATTTACAGTATTTTCAAAGTGGCATTTAAGAATTTTAATTTAACAAAGACGAATCGAAATTTCCGTTTTATTCAAATAGCCACGGCAGCATTGCAATCCTATTCCCACGGAACAAATGATGCGCAGAAATCCATGGGGATTATCACCATGGCTCTAATTGCAAATGAGTATCTCCCCAAAGATGCGGATGTTCCTCTTTGGGTTCAAATATCCTGTGCCGCGGCGATGGGATTAGGTACGTCAATTGGCGGCTGGAAAATCATTAAAACCGTCGGCGGGAAAATAATGAAAATACGTCCAATTAACGGAGTGGCAGCTGATTTAACTGGCGCCGGGATTATTTTCGGTGCAAGCTTAATACACCTTCCGGTAAGTACGACACATGTTATCTCATCGGGAATCCTGGGAGTTGGTTCTGCACACCGGCTTAAAGGGGTTAAGTGGGATACAGCCCAGCGTATGCTTATCACCTGGGTCATTACCCTTCCGATTTCGGCATTAATCGCTGCGTTCCTTTACCTTATTCTAAATCTTATCTTTTAA
- the ald gene encoding alanine dehydrogenase encodes MFIGVPKEIKNNENRVALTPAGVVTLIKAGHKVLVEKEAGIGSGFTDNDYAKAGAEILESANQVWTKSEMIMKVKEPLSSEYQYFRPGLILFTYLHLAAEPSLAQALKEKGVLAIAYETVSANRTLPLLTPMSEVAGRMAAQIGAQFLQKNNGGQGILLAGVPGVNRGKVTIIGGGIVGTNAAKMAIGLGADVTIIDLSADRLRQLDDIFGNQVKTLMSNPFNIAEAVAEADLLIGAVLIPGAKAPKLVTEEMVKSMKPGSVIVDVAIDQGGIVETSDHVTTHDNPTFEKHGVLHYSVANMPGAVPRTSTIALTNVTVPYALQIANKGAVKAISENAALKLGVNVANGEITYEAVAKDLGYDYVTVENALEKELSSL; translated from the coding sequence ATGTTTATTGGGGTACCTAAAGAAATTAAAAATAATGAAAATCGCGTAGCACTTACGCCTGCAGGTGTTGTTACATTAATAAAAGCTGGTCATAAAGTATTAGTAGAAAAAGAGGCAGGAATTGGAAGCGGTTTCACTGATAACGATTACGCAAAAGCTGGTGCGGAAATTCTTGAAAGCGCTAACCAAGTTTGGACGAAATCAGAGATGATTATGAAGGTAAAAGAACCACTTTCAAGTGAATACCAATATTTCCGCCCAGGTTTAATTTTATTTACTTATTTACACCTTGCTGCAGAACCTTCATTAGCACAAGCACTTAAAGAGAAAGGTGTTCTTGCTATCGCCTATGAAACTGTTTCAGCAAATAGAACTCTTCCACTACTAACACCAATGAGCGAAGTAGCTGGACGAATGGCAGCCCAAATTGGTGCACAGTTCTTACAAAAGAATAACGGTGGTCAAGGAATCCTGCTCGCTGGTGTACCAGGAGTAAACCGCGGGAAAGTAACCATTATCGGCGGCGGTATCGTGGGTACTAACGCTGCAAAAATGGCCATTGGCTTAGGTGCAGACGTAACGATCATTGACTTAAGCGCAGACCGTCTTCGTCAACTAGATGATATTTTTGGAAATCAAGTAAAAACGTTAATGTCAAATCCATTCAACATTGCAGAAGCAGTTGCGGAAGCCGATCTTTTAATCGGTGCTGTCTTAATCCCAGGCGCAAAAGCTCCGAAGCTTGTAACTGAAGAAATGGTTAAGTCAATGAAGCCTGGCTCAGTAATTGTCGATGTAGCGATTGACCAAGGTGGTATTGTGGAAACTTCAGATCATGTCACAACACATGACAACCCAACATTTGAAAAACATGGCGTTCTCCATTATTCTGTTGCCAATATGCCTGGAGCTGTTCCAAGAACTTCAACCATTGCTTTAACAAATGTAACAGTTCCATATGCATTGCAAATTGCCAATAAAGGTGCAGTAAAAGCAATTTCTGAAAATGCTGCATTAAAACTAGGTGTGAATGTTGCAAATGGGGAAATCACTTACGAAGCGGTAGCAAAAGATCTTGGTTACGATTATGTAACAGTGGAAAATGCCTTAGAAAAAGAACTTTCGTCTCTTTAA
- a CDS encoding SDR family oxidoreductase, with the protein MLKEQVAIVTGASRGIGREIAVKLAEQGMKLTIVGSSSQVTETADELLNMGYTHILPVQADVSKEADMQNVVRKTIETYGTVDVLVNNAGVGFFKLTEEVTVDEWKKIFEVNVQGVFLATKAVLPHMKEQKSGTIITISSDVARYTIPNGAAYTATKYAVQGFSGSVAQEVREYGIRVGTINPGMVDTYFAESTQGLAEKKDWLKVEDIANAVVYMASAPKHMLIDEIVLHPFVQQYPIA; encoded by the coding sequence GTGTTAAAAGAACAAGTTGCCATTGTAACGGGCGCATCGCGAGGTATAGGAAGAGAAATTGCAGTGAAACTTGCTGAGCAGGGAATGAAATTAACAATTGTAGGAAGTTCTTCGCAAGTTACCGAAACGGCTGATGAATTACTGAATATGGGTTATACCCATATTCTTCCTGTCCAAGCAGATGTTTCGAAGGAAGCAGACATGCAAAATGTCGTTCGAAAAACAATTGAAACATATGGAACAGTAGATGTTCTTGTAAATAATGCGGGTGTTGGCTTCTTTAAATTAACGGAAGAAGTAACCGTAGATGAGTGGAAGAAAATCTTTGAGGTAAATGTCCAAGGTGTGTTCCTGGCGACAAAGGCAGTCCTTCCACATATGAAGGAGCAGAAATCGGGCACGATTATTACCATTTCTTCGGATGTTGCCCGATATACCATACCGAATGGTGCTGCCTATACCGCAACAAAATATGCAGTCCAAGGTTTTTCCGGTTCAGTTGCTCAGGAAGTAAGGGAATATGGAATCCGCGTCGGTACAATCAATCCTGGTATGGTCGATACTTATTTCGCCGAATCAACACAAGGACTTGCAGAGAAAAAGGATTGGCTCAAGGTGGAGGACATTGCTAATGCAGTCGTTTATATGGCTTCTGCTCCTAAGCACATGCTGATTGACGAAATCGTCTTACACCCATTTGTACAACAATATCCGATTGCATAA
- a CDS encoding phospho-sugar mutase: MNWKVIANSWIEFDGLDLELKNQLETLKNDEKQLEDSFYKNLEFGTGGMRGEIGVGTNRMNLYTVRKASAGLADYIVEHGEEAKKRGVVIAYDSRHKSPEFALEAARTLATKGIQTYVFDELRPTPELSFALRTLNAFSGIVITASHNPPEYNGYKVYGSDGGQLPPDAADEVIAKVNNIENELLIKVDSEDQLRGSGLIKTIGSEIDQAYIEKLKTISENPGLSEETDIKIVFTPLHGTANKPVRAALAALGYKNVTVVKEQEQPDPEFSTVKSPNPEEHAAFELAIRDGKKVGADLLIATDPDADRLGIAVLNHEGEYVVLTGNQTGALLLDYLLTQKKEKGTLPQNGVVLKTIVTSEIGRNIASSYQLETVDVLTGFKFIAEKIDQYEATGDHTFLFGYEESYGYLIGDFARDKDAVQAALLATEVCAYYKKQGMTLYEGLIQVFEKYGFYREGLRSLTLKGKEGSEMIQRLLTSFRNESFTNLGELSTYATEDYLTSTRITQNGEEKIDLPKSNVLKYIFEDGSWVCLRPSGTEPKVKFYFGVRCDSLAESISKLHTVEKDFMELVDEKVKVVQQM; the protein is encoded by the coding sequence ATGAATTGGAAAGTAATTGCAAATAGCTGGATTGAATTTGACGGATTGGATCTAGAATTAAAGAATCAATTAGAAACATTGAAGAATGATGAAAAGCAATTAGAAGATTCTTTTTACAAGAACTTAGAATTTGGAACGGGTGGAATGCGCGGTGAAATCGGAGTTGGGACAAACCGAATGAATTTGTATACCGTACGTAAAGCATCAGCCGGCTTAGCAGATTACATAGTAGAACATGGTGAAGAAGCAAAAAAACGTGGTGTTGTCATTGCATATGATTCGCGTCATAAATCCCCGGAATTCGCATTGGAGGCGGCAAGGACACTCGCAACAAAGGGTATTCAAACGTATGTGTTTGATGAACTTAGACCAACTCCGGAGCTCTCGTTTGCTTTACGAACCTTAAATGCCTTTTCTGGTATTGTCATTACTGCCAGCCATAATCCACCTGAATATAATGGATATAAAGTATATGGATCTGATGGTGGTCAGCTTCCTCCAGATGCAGCTGATGAAGTCATCGCAAAAGTAAACAATATCGAAAATGAATTATTAATAAAGGTTGATAGTGAGGACCAATTAAGAGGATCAGGGCTAATTAAGACGATTGGTTCAGAAATTGATCAAGCATACATTGAAAAGTTAAAAACGATTTCCGAGAATCCGGGACTTTCGGAAGAAACAGATATTAAGATTGTTTTCACTCCTTTACATGGTACGGCAAATAAACCTGTTCGTGCCGCACTTGCTGCCTTGGGTTATAAAAATGTAACAGTTGTAAAAGAGCAAGAACAGCCGGATCCGGAATTTTCAACTGTGAAAAGTCCAAATCCAGAAGAACATGCTGCCTTCGAATTAGCTATTCGTGATGGAAAAAAGGTAGGGGCAGACCTTTTAATTGCGACTGATCCAGACGCCGATCGATTAGGGATTGCTGTTTTAAATCATGAAGGTGAATATGTTGTTCTTACAGGAAATCAAACAGGGGCATTATTACTTGACTATTTGCTTACCCAGAAGAAGGAAAAAGGAACATTGCCACAAAATGGCGTTGTATTAAAAACAATTGTTACCTCTGAAATAGGCCGGAATATTGCTTCATCCTACCAATTAGAAACAGTTGATGTTTTAACAGGCTTTAAGTTTATTGCTGAAAAAATTGACCAATATGAAGCTACAGGGGACCATACTTTCCTATTTGGGTATGAGGAATCCTACGGCTATTTAATTGGTGATTTTGCCCGTGATAAGGACGCAGTCCAAGCGGCATTGTTGGCAACAGAAGTATGCGCTTATTATAAAAAACAAGGCATGACCCTTTACGAAGGCTTGATTCAGGTATTTGAAAAATATGGATTTTATCGTGAAGGCCTTCGTTCCTTAACGCTAAAAGGAAAAGAAGGGTCAGAAATGATCCAGCGTCTTTTGACCTCATTCAGAAATGAATCATTTACAAACCTGGGTGAATTAAGCACCTATGCTACTGAAGACTATCTAACAAGTACCCGCATAACACAAAATGGAGAAGAAAAAATTGATTTGCCTAAATCGAATGTCTTGAAATATATTTTTGAAGATGGTTCATGGGTATGTCTAAGACCATCGGGAACAGAACCAAAAGTAAAATTCTATTTTGGTGTAAGGTGTGATAGCCTTGCTGAAAGTATTTCAAAACTTCATACTGTTGAAAAGGACTTTATGGAACTAGTAGATGAAAAGGTGAAAGTAGTTCAACAAATGTAA
- a CDS encoding GlsB/YeaQ/YmgE family stress response membrane protein gives MSFIWALIVGGIIGWLAGLIVGRNIPGGIIGNIIAGFVGAWLGTAVLGNWGPHVSDFAIIPAIIGSAVLVLLLSFIMRAFRKAD, from the coding sequence ATGAGTTTCATTTGGGCATTAATAGTCGGTGGAATTATTGGCTGGTTAGCAGGTCTTATCGTTGGCAGGAATATTCCTGGTGGCATTATTGGTAATATCATAGCTGGATTTGTTGGTGCATGGCTGGGAACAGCGGTATTAGGTAATTGGGGGCCGCATGTGTCCGATTTTGCCATTATCCCGGCAATCATCGGTTCTGCTGTGTTGGTTCTACTGCTAAGCTTCATTATGAGGGCCTTTAGAAAAGCTGATTAA
- a CDS encoding YhcU family protein, which yields MKIVFASTPSQEEEINGLVRYVYSNIFPLYYSDEEICEFKQLKVLRTPEDFNTLKDAFQVMTCIQTIISILESSPLDEQYEAVFDKNVATLQEFGLFFPFEFQQFVDVKRMKNTMLSIFTKADNELII from the coding sequence GTGAAAATAGTATTTGCCTCGACACCAAGTCAAGAAGAAGAAATTAATGGACTGGTGAGGTATGTGTATTCAAATATTTTTCCCCTTTATTATAGTGATGAGGAAATTTGTGAATTTAAACAGTTAAAGGTTTTACGTACTCCTGAAGATTTTAACACATTAAAAGATGCCTTTCAGGTGATGACTTGTATTCAAACAATCATATCTATACTTGAATCTTCTCCACTTGATGAGCAATACGAAGCTGTTTTTGACAAAAACGTTGCAACTCTTCAAGAATTTGGATTGTTTTTTCCGTTTGAATTTCAACAATTTGTTGATGTAAAAAGAATGAAAAATACCATGCTTAGTATATTTACAAAGGCTGATAATGAATTAATTATTTAG
- a CDS encoding YhdB family protein produces the protein MNKVDYDRALYYTHRSEWDNLLILMVRTKDQFLSKKIEQFLHAYNFEKDYTVLESKLYNLLRYIDHANEFIEPDANEIPLYSLS, from the coding sequence ATGAATAAAGTGGATTACGACAGGGCGTTATACTATACGCACCGATCTGAGTGGGACAATTTATTGATTTTAATGGTACGAACAAAAGATCAATTTTTATCTAAGAAGATAGAACAATTCCTGCATGCCTACAATTTCGAAAAGGACTACACTGTCCTTGAATCAAAACTTTATAATCTCCTTCGTTACATCGACCATGCTAACGAATTCATTGAACCTGATGCCAATGAGATACCGTTGTATAGTCTTTCCTGA
- a CDS encoding glycosyltransferase codes for MHFIHWSDIVTAFASFIAGYMVLVIIFYTVFLFISMIQLRKEYQLDRIRVYDDYLEGIYTKPVSIIVPAFNEEAGIVHSVRSLLRVNYPIFEVIVVNDGSTDHTLKKMIDHYDMKEIQKVVRIQISTKAIGKIYQSTRFANLFFIDKENGGKADALNVGLNFSHYPYFCSLDGDSVLEQDAFLKVMKPIIDSNEEVIASGGSIRIANGCHIQNGRIEKIGLSDKPLVVMQIIEYLRAFLMGRIGLSRHNLLLIISGAFGVFSKNWVIAAGGYRTDTVGEDMELVVRMHRILREKGEKKKIVYVPDPVCWTEVPEDMKFLRRQRRRWHRGLFESLWIHKKVSFNPRYGSIGLLAFPYFWIVEFLGPIIELSGYIFMVLCFVLGGIYIEFAILLFLLSCLYGSIFSMAAVLLEEWSLTKYHKVTDILKLFLYSLTETLWYRPLTVFWRCEGVWQMLKGDKSWGEMKRKGVSE; via the coding sequence ATGCATTTTATTCACTGGAGCGACATTGTTACGGCTTTTGCTTCATTTATTGCCGGTTATATGGTACTAGTCATTATCTTTTACACCGTATTTTTGTTTATTTCCATGATTCAACTTCGTAAGGAATACCAACTTGATCGAATTCGGGTCTACGATGATTACTTGGAAGGAATTTACACCAAACCTGTTTCGATTATCGTCCCTGCCTTTAATGAAGAAGCAGGTATTGTCCATAGTGTACGTTCCTTATTACGTGTGAATTACCCAATATTTGAAGTCATTGTCGTGAACGATGGCTCCACCGACCATACTCTCAAAAAAATGATTGATCACTATGATATGAAAGAGATCCAAAAGGTTGTTCGCATACAAATTAGCACCAAAGCAATCGGAAAGATTTATCAATCCACCAGATTTGCGAACCTATTTTTTATTGATAAAGAGAACGGAGGAAAAGCAGATGCGCTTAATGTGGGCCTGAATTTTTCCCATTATCCGTATTTTTGTTCTTTAGATGGTGATTCTGTTCTTGAACAGGATGCTTTTTTAAAGGTGATGAAGCCGATTATCGACTCTAATGAGGAAGTGATTGCTTCCGGAGGAAGTATACGAATTGCGAATGGTTGTCATATTCAAAATGGGCGAATTGAAAAAATTGGGTTATCAGATAAACCATTAGTTGTTATGCAAATCATTGAGTATTTACGAGCTTTTTTAATGGGAAGGATTGGTCTTAGCAGGCATAATCTATTGCTCATTATCTCTGGTGCCTTTGGGGTCTTTTCAAAGAATTGGGTGATTGCTGCCGGCGGGTACCGAACCGATACGGTTGGGGAGGATATGGAATTAGTGGTGAGAATGCACCGGATATTGAGAGAAAAAGGTGAAAAGAAGAAAATTGTCTATGTTCCTGACCCTGTATGTTGGACAGAAGTTCCGGAAGACATGAAATTTTTAAGAAGACAGAGGAGACGATGGCATCGAGGGCTATTTGAAAGTTTATGGATCCATAAAAAAGTAAGCTTTAATCCAAGATACGGTTCAATTGGACTACTGGCCTTTCCCTACTTTTGGATTGTGGAGTTCTTGGGGCCAATTATTGAATTATCCGGCTATATTTTTATGGTTCTCTGTTTTGTTCTCGGGGGAATTTACATAGAATTTGCTATTTTATTATTTCTATTATCCTGTTTATACGGATCGATTTTTTCGATGGCAGCAGTACTTTTAGAAGAATGGAGTTTGACGAAATATCACAAGGTTACAGATATCCTTAAGTTATTCCTTTATTCCTTGACAGAAACTTTATGGTACCGACCGCTAACTGTATTTTGGCGCTGTGAAGGAGTATGGCAGATGCTAAAAGGAGATAAAAGCTGGGGAGAAATGAAAAGAAAAGGTGTTTCGGAATGA